A part of Gramella sp. MAR_2010_147 genomic DNA contains:
- a CDS encoding TonB-dependent receptor: protein MRNTLLITLLFAVNTIIYSQNQLSGNIKNSNSSEPVFSANIYLPQLEKGTISDLNGKFILKNLPDGTYKLVISSIGFSTVSFEVKIPSEEITIELVPSAIEIEEVIISTPFHQLQSENVMKVERESVSELNKKGALNLADGITQIAGVESLTTGVGIGKPVIRGLSSNRVLVYTQGVRLENQQYGDEHGLGISSKGIGSVEVIKGPASLLYGSDAIGGVLYLNPERYAAAGETNAAIETDYFSNTIGYQTSLMAKTSGEKLKFLARGSYAAHSDYKDGNDTRVTNTRFNEKDIKAGAGFQDKNYKADLRYNFNRSEIGIPEELGAQSKDKEPLLPFQKIDNHVLSLDNQFYFGNSSLDAKLGYQFNDRKEFEEHHHEEEETEEEHLEEEESGEPSLEMHLETLNYNIKYNLPKLGKFETIAGIQGMYQTNRNFGEEILIPDAETLDFGIFATTHYHLESWDFQGGLRFDTRNLETDEFLAEDGDLIEGVDRSFESFNAALGAKYHLNQKFIARLNLASGFRAPNLSELTSNGDHNGANRYEIGNPDLNNEQNFQVDLALEWRNVHFEAFVNAFSNNIKDYIFINPTEETIDDEPVFRYEQANANLYGGEIGVHIHPHPLDWLHLESSFETVTGKLNDGGYLPLIPATSLTNTFRIEFEEGKTFSQKYTFVRLKNVFKQNNPGRFETATNAYSLLGAGFGTVLNLNQIELDLRLSGTNLLNKTYISHLSRLKQDGIFNIGRNIMFSANISI, encoded by the coding sequence ATGCGAAATACATTGTTAATTACACTGCTATTTGCAGTGAATACTATTATTTATAGTCAAAATCAATTATCAGGAAATATTAAAAACTCAAATTCTAGTGAGCCTGTTTTTAGTGCCAATATTTATCTTCCTCAGTTAGAAAAAGGTACAATTAGTGATCTCAATGGAAAATTCATTCTTAAAAATCTACCAGATGGAACTTATAAATTAGTTATATCTTCCATAGGATTTTCAACTGTAAGCTTCGAAGTGAAAATTCCTTCTGAAGAAATCACTATAGAATTAGTGCCTTCAGCTATAGAAATAGAAGAAGTAATTATATCTACTCCATTTCATCAGCTTCAAAGTGAAAATGTCATGAAGGTAGAACGTGAAAGCGTTTCTGAATTAAATAAAAAGGGCGCTTTAAACCTTGCTGACGGAATTACTCAAATTGCCGGAGTAGAAAGTCTAACTACCGGAGTGGGGATTGGCAAACCCGTGATTCGGGGGCTTAGCTCCAACAGGGTTTTAGTTTATACCCAGGGTGTGCGGTTGGAAAATCAGCAGTATGGAGATGAGCATGGATTGGGTATTAGTTCTAAGGGAATTGGAAGTGTAGAAGTTATAAAAGGCCCTGCTTCACTGCTCTATGGTAGCGATGCTATTGGAGGAGTCCTTTATTTAAATCCTGAAAGATATGCTGCCGCTGGAGAGACCAATGCCGCAATTGAAACCGATTATTTTAGCAATACTATAGGTTATCAAACCAGTCTTATGGCTAAAACCTCCGGCGAAAAATTAAAATTTCTTGCCCGTGGAAGTTATGCTGCGCATAGCGATTATAAAGACGGAAATGATACCCGGGTAACCAATACCAGGTTCAATGAAAAAGATATTAAAGCAGGTGCTGGCTTCCAGGATAAGAACTACAAAGCCGATTTAAGATATAATTTTAATAGAAGTGAAATTGGAATACCAGAGGAACTTGGTGCACAATCTAAAGACAAGGAACCACTTCTACCCTTTCAGAAAATTGATAATCATGTATTAAGCCTGGATAACCAGTTTTATTTTGGAAATTCAAGTCTGGATGCTAAGCTGGGATACCAATTCAATGATAGAAAAGAATTTGAAGAACATCACCATGAGGAGGAAGAAACCGAAGAAGAACACCTGGAAGAAGAAGAATCTGGTGAACCTTCTTTAGAAATGCATCTGGAAACTTTGAATTATAACATCAAGTACAATCTACCAAAATTAGGGAAGTTTGAAACCATAGCCGGAATTCAGGGTATGTACCAGACCAATCGCAATTTTGGGGAGGAAATCTTAATCCCTGATGCTGAAACATTAGACTTTGGGATATTTGCCACAACACATTATCACCTGGAAAGTTGGGATTTTCAGGGGGGATTAAGATTTGACACCAGAAACCTTGAAACTGATGAATTTCTGGCGGAAGACGGTGATCTTATTGAAGGCGTAGACAGGAGTTTTGAAAGTTTTAATGCAGCGCTTGGGGCAAAATATCATTTAAACCAAAAATTCATTGCAAGGCTTAATCTGGCCAGCGGTTTTCGTGCTCCAAATTTATCTGAGCTAACTTCAAATGGAGATCATAATGGGGCAAATCGTTATGAAATTGGAAATCCAGATCTGAATAACGAACAAAATTTTCAGGTAGACCTGGCTCTGGAATGGAGAAATGTTCATTTTGAAGCATTTGTGAATGCATTTAGTAATAATATTAAGGATTATATTTTTATTAATCCTACTGAAGAAACTATTGATGATGAACCTGTTTTTAGATATGAGCAGGCAAATGCCAATCTATATGGGGGAGAAATTGGTGTTCACATTCACCCCCATCCATTAGACTGGCTCCACCTGGAAAGTAGTTTTGAAACGGTGACCGGTAAACTAAATGATGGAGGATATTTACCTCTTATCCCGGCAACTTCATTAACTAATACTTTTCGAATAGAATTTGAAGAAGGAAAAACATTTAGCCAGAAATATACTTTTGTTCGGCTTAAGAATGTCTTTAAACAGAATAATCCAGGAAGATTTGAAACAGCAACCAATGCTTATAGTTTATTAGGAGCAGGATTTGGAACTGTATTGAATCTAAATCAAATAGAATTAGATCTAAGGCTTAGTGGCACCAATTTGCTCAATAAAACTTATATCTCACATTTATCCAGGCTAAAACAGGATGGTATTTTTAATATTGGAAGAAATATCATGTTTTCTGCCAATATTAGTATTTAA
- the folE gene encoding GTP cyclohydrolase I FolE: MAYKYFEEYNEEITENMKTNFHDIIKGVGEDPGREGVLKTPERAAKAMQFLTQGYSMDAEKILKKAVFEESYDEMVVVKDIELYSLCEHHMLPFFGKAHIAYIPNGKIIGLSKLPRVVDVFARRLQVQERLTHDILECLNRTLQPQGVAVVIEAVHMCMMMRGVQKQNSATTTSGFRGQFKEIETRNEFLKLISSDLR, from the coding sequence ATGGCTTACAAATACTTTGAAGAGTATAACGAAGAAATCACCGAAAACATGAAAACTAACTTTCATGATATTATTAAAGGTGTAGGAGAGGACCCGGGAAGGGAAGGTGTGTTGAAAACACCGGAAAGAGCAGCCAAAGCCATGCAATTTCTTACACAGGGTTATTCCATGGATGCTGAAAAGATCCTTAAAAAAGCTGTTTTTGAAGAGAGCTACGATGAAATGGTCGTAGTAAAAGATATTGAGCTGTATTCACTTTGTGAGCATCATATGCTTCCGTTCTTTGGAAAAGCACATATCGCCTATATTCCAAATGGAAAGATTATCGGACTTAGTAAATTACCTAGAGTGGTTGATGTTTTTGCACGCCGGCTGCAGGTTCAGGAAAGGTTAACGCATGATATTCTGGAGTGTTTAAATAGAACCCTACAGCCTCAGGGTGTTGCTGTTGTAATTGAAGCCGTGCATATGTGCATGATGATGCGTGGCGTTCAAAAACAGAATAGTGCGACCACTACATCCGGTTTTCGCGGGCAATTCAAGGAAATTGAAACCAGAAATGAATTTCTGAAATTAATCAGTTCAGACCTTCGCTAG
- the msrA gene encoding peptide-methionine (S)-S-oxide reductase MsrA, translated as MEEVELKKATLAGGCFWCTEAVFQRLNGVEKVVSGFTGGAIKNPAYREIITGRTGHAEAIEVEFDPEKISFEELLLVFFATHDPTTLNKQQNDVGTQYRSGIFYHDDDQKLKAEEVINLLGAEKMFKDPIVTEVSEASAFYIAEEEHQDFYNQHRQQPYCQFIIDPKITKLKKLFSDKLK; from the coding sequence ATGGAAGAGGTGGAATTGAAAAAGGCAACGTTGGCTGGAGGATGTTTTTGGTGTACGGAAGCAGTTTTTCAAAGACTGAATGGGGTAGAGAAAGTAGTTTCAGGCTTTACAGGCGGGGCAATTAAAAATCCCGCATACCGTGAAATTATAACAGGAAGAACGGGACATGCTGAAGCTATAGAGGTCGAATTTGATCCAGAAAAAATTAGTTTTGAAGAATTACTTTTGGTATTCTTTGCTACACACGATCCAACTACCCTGAACAAACAGCAAAATGATGTTGGAACCCAATATAGAAGTGGTATTTTCTATCATGATGATGATCAAAAACTGAAAGCAGAGGAAGTAATTAATTTACTGGGAGCTGAGAAGATGTTTAAAGATCCTATTGTTACAGAAGTTAGTGAGGCTTCCGCGTTTTATATTGCTGAGGAAGAACACCAGGATTTTTATAATCAACATAGACAACAACCATACTGTCAGTTTATTATTGATCCTAAGATTACGAAACTGAAAAAATTATTTTCTGATAAATTAAAATAA